The window ACAATCGAGAATCGCAATCGCGCGCATCAGACTTTGGATTTCGCCAGATGCCATTTCTGCCTCGTCTTTGAGTGTCCCGCATTGTGGGATGCTGTCCCGTATTATACTGTAGCGGAATCTGAAAGTCAAGTGCCGGTTTGGTCAAAATTTGCGCGCCAGCCCAAACCAAAAGACCTTCGCGGTTTTTAGAAACCGCGAAGGTCTTGGATGAAACGCCAAGGTCTCCGGTTTACCGACTTACTCCATCTCCTCCACGTGCGGCTCGCGCAGAAATACGATCATCAGCAACATGACGCTGACACTGCCGATCAGGTTTGCGGCGAGCGGCGCGGTCATCCCTCCCCATTCGTACAACATTCCGCCAATCCAGGGCGCGGGGAACGCGATCAGCCCGCGAAACAAATTCGCGCGACCGAATGCTTCAGCGCGTTCGGCGGGCGCGACGCTCCGTGTGAGATACGTATTCGTCACCGGCACCCAGGTCGCGGCGGTGAGCGCGAAGAGGATTTGCGACGCGACAAAAATTTCAAAACTGGGTTGCGCCATCCAAATCAACATCAGCGGCAAGCCGAGCGATTCGGAAAATACCATCGTCGCTTTAGTGCCGCGCTGATCTACGAATCGCCCAATCGGATATTGCATCAGCGCCCACGCGAGCGACATCACGCTTGCTTGAATGCCGAGTTGCTCATTCGTAAAGTGCAGCGTCTTGACGAGCATCACCGACAAGATGCCAAAGCCCATCCCCCACGCGAACGAATCCCCGGCAATCGCGCCGTAGAACGCGATGAGCCGGCGCGGCGGGACGATCAATCTCCAAAATGATCGAGGCGAAACACGCGCGGATTGCCGCGCGTTCGTTTCGACCAGGCATCGCCAGAGCAACACCATCGCGATCGCTTCGAGCGCGAGCATGACCGGAAAAATCGCGATGTAGCCGGCATGGTCCGCGAGTGCGCCGCCGAGCGCGGGCGCGACGATGCCCGGCGCCATCGTGACTGCCATCATCAAACTGAACGCGCTCGCGTGGCGTTCGGTGCGCGCGGACTCGGCGGTCATCGAGCTGGATGCCGGGCGCGAGATCGCGGCGATGCTGAGGAATAACGCGCCGCACACGATCAACGCAAACAGACGCACGATGCCCGCGCTCTCGAATGCCGCGTATGCTGCGAGCGTGCCCAACCCTGCCGCGATGAGAACCGGCTTGCGCCCGAACCGGTCGGCGAGGCGTCCGCCGATGGGTTGCACGAGCGTGGCAAGCAATCCATTCGTGCCTGCTATCGCGCTGATCAAACCGATTTGCGACGCGGACGCGCCGAGACTTGCGGCGAACGGCTGCCAGAGTGTGTTGTAGATACTTGTGTGCGCGCCGCGCAGGAACGACATGCCGGCAAGCACGCGTAGATTATCGCGTTGCATTCGCTACGCCTCACCACGTACCTCGCGCTCGAGCCGCGCGAAAAAATCCGCCATGAACGCGTGGCGTTCTATTGCGATTTTTTGCGCGGTTGCGGTGTGCACGCGTTCGCGCACCTTGCTCAACTTGACCGCGAACTCGGCGACCGGGGTGTGGCTCGAATTGTGTTGATCGCGCGTTGCCATCGCGTCCAGCGATGCTTCGCCCCACATGCGCTGATTCAGCGTACCGGCAATCGCGTACGCGCGCGCGACGCCGATCGCGCCAATCGAATCGAGTTTGTCCGCGTCGAACAGCACACGCGCTTCGAGCGTTTGCGGCGCGGTCGTGCCGCGAAAGCGATGCGCGGCAATCGCGTGCGCGATGGCGTCCGCTTGATCGGTAGGCACTCCGCGCGCGAGCAAAATCGCGCGCGCGCGTTCTGCCGCCATCTGCGCGTGATCGCCTTTGCCGGTCGTGTCTTCTTCCGCGCGCGCGATATCGTGCAAGAGCGCAGCAGCGCGGACGATGTCGAGATCCGCGCCTTCCGCGCGCGCGATGCGCTCGGCGAGCGTGTACACGCGCAAAACGTGCTCGAAATCGTGCGCGCTTTCGGCGCCCGCGTAAAACGCGCGCGCGTCGTCAATCGTGATAATCAATTTGTCTCTCCGGTCAGACATGGTATAATGGAATTGCCGATTTTGGATTTGTATTTTCCCGATCCAAAATCGAAAATCAAAAATCAAAGGAATGGTTAGCAACTTGGAAACCACACGACTGACCGCCATTGTCACCGGATTGGTGCAGGGTGTCAACTTTCGCGCGTTCACGCAGCGCCGCGCGGCGGAACTGGGTGTGACCGGCTATGTTTGCAATCGTTCCGATGGTTCGGTCCAGTTTGTTGCCGAAGGTGCGCGTCCGGACTTGGAACGTCTGCTCGACGCAACGCGCGTCGGTCCGTGGATGGCGGTCGTGGAAAACATTGACGCGCACTGGGACGCGCCGACTGGGGAATTTTACCACTTTGAAATCCGATACTGATTCGAGAATGCGCTCGGCACATCCTGATCGCGTCGCGTGGCTCGTGTTGTGGGGCGCGTTCGCGGTCTTTCTCTT is drawn from Chloroflexota bacterium and contains these coding sequences:
- a CDS encoding HD domain-containing protein; the encoded protein is MIITIDDARAFYAGAESAHDFEHVLRVYTLAERIARAEGADLDIVRAAALLHDIARAEEDTTGKGDHAQMAAERARAILLARGVPTDQADAIAHAIAAHRFRGTTAPQTLEARVLFDADKLDSIGAIGVARAYAIAGTLNQRMWGEASLDAMATRDQHNSSHTPVAEFAVKLSKVRERVHTATAQKIAIERHAFMADFFARLEREVRGEA
- a CDS encoding MFS transporter, with translation MQRDNLRVLAGMSFLRGAHTSIYNTLWQPFAASLGASASQIGLISAIAGTNGLLATLVQPIGGRLADRFGRKPVLIAAGLGTLAAYAAFESAGIVRLFALIVCGALFLSIAAISRPASSSMTAESARTERHASAFSLMMAVTMAPGIVAPALGGALADHAGYIAIFPVMLALEAIAMVLLWRCLVETNARQSARVSPRSFWRLIVPPRRLIAFYGAIAGDSFAWGMGFGILSVMLVKTLHFTNEQLGIQASVMSLAWALMQYPIGRFVDQRGTKATMVFSESLGLPLMLIWMAQPSFEIFVASQILFALTAATWVPVTNTYLTRSVAPAERAEAFGRANLFRGLIAFPAPWIGGMLYEWGGMTAPLAANLIGSVSVMLLMIVFLREPHVEEME
- a CDS encoding acylphosphatase → MVSNLETTRLTAIVTGLVQGVNFRAFTQRRAAELGVTGYVCNRSDGSVQFVAEGARPDLERLLDATRVGPWMAVVENIDAHWDAPTGEFYHFEIRY